The Scomber japonicus isolate fScoJap1 chromosome 21, fScoJap1.pri, whole genome shotgun sequence region ttatttcctccatccttccttcctttccttccttccatctgtccttcctccttctctcctcccttccttctttccttcctccgtccttccttccttcctttccttacttccatctgttcttcctccctccctccttctctcccccttccttctttccttcctccacccccctttcttcttccttccttccttccttctttcttcccttcctccctccctccttctctttctttcctcccccctaccttccttccttccttccttccttccttcctcccttccatccttccttcattcctcccttccatcctcccttcctttcaatgagtgtcctataaagggttaatttaaCCATTAAACACAGATTAGTCCTTTATGAATGATACAGTTAATAAAAAGTGAGGATTAATTCATGGTTGACTGATGAAAGGATCCATATATAATAAGGATATTTATATGCAATGTGCAGGTTTGTAGGTCTGTGAGTCattaattaaactaaaaataTCCATTAAATGTATCCAACATCCATTTAATAACTGTTTAACTTGTGTTTGAacttttttataatgttatattgtatttaaCTCTCTTTGAATCCCATTTAAATGTCttatatatttagatttatatatatatatatatatatatatataaatctaaatatatatatattacttgTATATCTTTTCTGcatgtatttaatgttttatgtaaaacactttaaattgcCTCGTTGTTATAAAGtgttataataaataacaacacaAGTTCTCACAGTACTGTAACTGAGCAGCTATTttgtttactttactttatttgactttcattttaacacacacacacacacacacacacacacacacatatacatatatgtatacatatatgtgtgtgtgtgtgtgtgtgtgtgtgtgtgtgtgtgtgtgtgtgtgtgtgtgttatatatagTTTAATAGATTTGAGTCTTTGGAGAAAGAAACCCGTAGCTCCTCTTCTAGCTCCTCCTGCTGACCtgaatgatctgtgtgtgtgtattggagTGAACTCAGACTGAACCGGTTCATCAATCATTGCTCTTCATGTCTGTTAATATACTGACGAGCTGAactacacatatacatatattaatatatttatatataaacatattaatAAACTGTACATAGCCTACTGTCACATTCATGGGTTGCTCTGATGGTTTCTAGTGCTTTTGAACTGAGCTGCATGCAAActattatctctctctctctctctctctctctctctctctacctctctctctctctctctctctctctacctacctacctctctctctctctctctctacctacctacccctctctctctctctctctctacctacctacctctctctctctctctctctacctacctacctctctctctctctctctctatctatctatctataatctcaccTGTAGACTCCATGTGTCCGTTTGCAGGTTGGAGTTAAACTTGTTGTTATCAGTCAGTCTTCCTCGAGGCGATGAACTTCACGATGTTTGAacgtgacaaaaaaaaaaggatttaaaacaaacaaataaagcagAATCCTCCTGTGACGTCACTCCGCGCGTGCTCTCGTTATAAAATCAAGCATTCATTAAATAAATCATCAGCTGTTAAATatcttttaactttatttattcaaagGAGCTCGCGCgcacctctgctgctgctgctgctgagacacCTGGGTGACGTCATGTCCCGTGCTCGTCAGGTGGCTCATCCCGGAAGTGCGACAACAACAAGCAACACCTTCAGTAAACTTTACAATCAGCACTATGAAAACACACTTCAGTGCTTTTATTTAGAAAAGCCTTAAATCAACATGTTaatctgtgtcagtgtgtttaaagtaaagtttacatttatatttaatttgatttctttttattcattttgggAGAATTTAcctgcatattttttaaatgtatatctTTACTTTTTCATTATAAAGTATCTCTGTAATCTCTGGTTCTGATGCATGCTGtaaaataaacttaattaatttaattattatcattattaatctacctgtttacattttattttgaatttaataaatgcTAGACTTTGAAACAACTtgttaaaatgcatttaaatgtttctaaatTAACAATTAATGTGATATAATAGAGATGTGATCAATGTTTTGTggaattttattattattattatttataattattaaatattttattaatttgctGAAACTGTTTTTGAAAAGATGACTTCCTGCTACAgatatttagtattttaaacataaattaCAGCTTTAAATTAATGTATTAATGAGAATATACTTATTATAATGATTCAAATGTTACATATGAACtaatcacagcagctggttTCCGGTGTAATAAACTGTGTCTTATGTAACTGAGCTGCAGATAAAGattatgttcattatttattaatctgctGATTCGAGTTTTAGTTAATCAATAATGATccaatctataaaatgtcagaaaatagaagaaaatgtaaattattattattatttctataatACCCAGGAGGCTTTTTCATGTTACTAGTTTTGTCCAATAACCCAACCCTCCTtccaccatccttccttcctttcctccctacctccttttcttccttccttcattctttcctttcctccctccctcctccttttcttccttccttccctccttttcttccttccttctttcctttcctcccgctctccttttcttccttccttccttccaccttcctttcctccctccctccttttcttccttccttcattctttccattcctccctccttcctcccttcattctttcctttcctcccgccctccttttcttccttccctccttccttccttttcctccctttcttccttcttttctttcctccctccctcctaccttccctccttcctacctccttttcttccttcctttcctccctagctccttttcttccttctttcctccatccttttcttccttcctttcctccctacctccttttcttccttctttcctccatccttctcttccttcctttcctcgttccttccacctttcctccatccttccttctcttcctttcctccctccctccttttcttccttccttcctcccttcatcattctttcctttcctccctccatccttttcttccttccttcctcccttcatcattctttcctttcctccctccctcctttccttccttccttgaggacaacaggagggttaatcatatttaaatgtcttctttattttgccatgtgttgcttttatattgctttaatgtattttatgttttaatataaagtaCTTTGATTTGTCTTCTTGTTGAAATGTACTGTACTAATACATCTTCTTTGccttatttcattatttcatactaattaaaacatgtagTAAACATTTTGGACTTTTTAGACTCAAATCTGACGGAACTTTTAGCTGCAACACGTTTAAACATTTAACTCCCCTGCTTTatcatctctgtgtgttttcagatgttttatgtgaaaagtagaataaatataaaagttataaagaGAAGATAATCTGAAAgcaccccttctgttttgactgttccttccttccttccacctttcctccattctttcctttcctccctccctttttccttccccctccttccacttcctccatcccatccttcctcctacctaccttccctctttcctccatccttttcttccttccttttcctcctaccttccctctttcctccatccttccttcctccctacctccttttcttccttccttttcctcctaccgtccttccttccccctccttttcttccttccttccttccttcctcctacctaccttccctctttcctccatcattccttccccctccttccacttcctccctccctccttttcttccttccttcctcctacctaccttccctctatccttccttcctccctacctccttttcttccttccttccccctccttttcttcctttcttcctcctcccttcattctttccacTGATTTCTCAtctctgtgtttcaggtgtgaaaagtagaataaatataaaagtcaTAAAGAGAAGATAATCTGAAAGCAGTGGAGTTATCAGACGTCTGTTAAATCTatgaaatgttcctttaatgaccaaaaaacaaaaaccactcCGAACACTTCTTTCAAATTAACTTTATTAGTCGTGTCTGAAATCTGTTGGCAGCACagtgtttctgtatttctgtactGAATGAACTCTGGAGGATTGTTATGACAGTCTAAagcacttcctcctcttcctcctcctcttcctcgtgtCTCTGCAGAGtaaagaggagcagaggaggaagaggaggaggaagaggaagagtctttaaaccataaaataaatgtcctgttctgttcccttccttcctccatactgaaaaataataataaaattccaaaaaaacaaaactcaaaaagaaaaaagaagaatgtgtAATTGTCATGATGTCCGGTGGCTGATGGGAGCGTTGCTATGGTAACACCCtgtctttctgtatttttgttgttctCCTCAGTCATCGTCCACTGTCGGTGTGATGGTGACGCCTCTCCTGATCTGCCCCCAACCAATCAgactgaaacacagagagagagagagagagaggagacttAAGTtagatttaatgtttaattaactACATTAATGagtttaaagctgttaaatataaaataaatgctgaTTAATTATCTCCTGAAGTCTGAAGTGATGTCtttaaattagggctgtcagcgttaacacgttaatcgcgatcagattaatgcaatacataacgcgttaatttttttaaatctcattttaatgttgcaagcctttttgtcccttctactcccccgtagacggctcctctagctgtagcgctatgctttgaagtggcctcctgcagtaaacctaccgcgctgatggaaagtaagagagctactggacttttgaacggcttgtttaactttaaaacacttccagacgcttcagttgacaagtcaaaagtaaaatgcaacctgtgtcaaacggagtttaactaccaccggagtacgtggagtttgagttagcacctccacgctaaacacccaggtgcagccaagccagcctcagctccaccaaaggaccattttggagtgtgggagtcgcagcagagccgtgattgattcccagttaagacactctggtaagaaatgctttacattatgggcttaaaactgccttcaaatggaaaataacaggattttaaacatgcaattcaaaacgcgattaatcgtgattaactatggaaattctgcgattaatctcgatttaaaaaatttatcgtttgacagccctacacCAAATACatcagattaaattaaataataaaacagtattcATGTTTCTGGTTGCACTTTGTGTCTCAGAGCAGATTTGACAGAGAATAATAATCAGAGTGAGACTCTCACCGCCAATGTTTCTCCACACGTCGGCTCAGAGCGATCTTCTCTCCCACCTCGGTGCAGACGGGGTTGGTGAGGACGATCTTGGCCAGATCAGCTTTGACGGCGCTGACTCGGCCGCCTGTCGACAGCGAGCCGATGTTCACCATCAGAACCTCGTTCTTCGACAGTTTCTGGACCTGAAGAGGATAAAAGAAGTCGTCATGAGTCTGTTCATcccaaataaaaacacttttctctCAGTTACAGCTCAGACAGATGTTCCTTTAACATCACTCCTCTTCTAGTTCAGAgggactacatttcccatgatgctttGCTCACCTTGGCGGCCTTCTTGTCTCCCTCTGTGCGGACTCCCAGCAGCCTCCTGAGCAGGAAGTAGGAGATCTCAAGCTCGGTGAAGATCTCTGGCAGCTCTCCGACGGCACCGAGCACCTGACCCACCATACGATCAGCTCGGCACAGCGTGGGGTCGATCTTAGTAcccacacctacacacacaaatacacacacacacaaatacgtGAGATGCATTCTTTGTGAACTAGAACCAGTCCAGATGTTGAGCTCCAGATGTTCTCTGGTGACTCTGTACGTACCGATGAGTCCTCCTGGTGCAGCGTACTGCAGGTCGTTGTGTTCAGCAAACAGAGAGACGATCTTTGAGAAGATGGGTTTACACATCAGCTTCCCCTCGTGGTCTTTAGACACGATCCCCGGTCGCACCTCGATCTCCTGACCCACCTGCACAACAACGAGGGTTACATTACAAACAGTTCAGACTCtagtttgacccatttttacattatttttatcctcatgtgacccagaatatataaaaacagaaatatttcaactttctaAACTGTTTCTATGCTGCTGatccacattttagtttagaTTTAACTCAAAAAATTCTAAATCCACCATTAAAAAATAtcctttattcacatttaatataattaaaggAGATGAAATCAGACCTTGAGGACTCCCTTCAGGATACTTCCTCCTGCCACGCCTCCTTTCAGATCATCAACTTCACAGCCGGGTTTGTTCACGTCAAAAGATCTGATGACTGAAAGAAACACGAAGAAGACGGAGAGACGTTATCAGACAAGATCTAAATGATTCAATTCAGGTCAAAAAGACTGAAGAGTGAtttacagacaggaaacaggcatattttaatatcaaggtaactcaaagtgctttaggATATAAAAGTAACACATGGCagcataaaaaaagacatttaaatatgattagaagggttaaattggaaataaaataaagtttaaaagagGAGGATTtaaagttacagtgcagtgtgagaTATAAAACACATCGTTTCTCTTCTTACCGATGAGTCTGGGCTCGGAGGTGAAGTCTCTGATGGGAACCGGGATCTTTTTCACGATGTACTCACAAACCACCTCGATGTTGTACTTCAGCTGGGCTGAGATGGGAATGATGGGAGCGCCCTCGGCCACCGTGCctgtgacaggaaacacatcacatgatgaagaaagagagagggacagagatcAGGTGATGGCCGCAGAAGAGCCAAGAATTAAAAAACAGATATATATAAGAATAACTGTTCCTTCCACTTTCTCTCATTACTCTTCTTTTAACTGTAATTTAGATGAAAAGCATGACGGAGGTTTGGTCTCACCCTGCACGAAGGCGAGGATCTGCTCGTACTGCTCCTTGGCCTGACTCTCCTTCACCAGGTCGATCTTGTTCTGCAGGATCAGGATGTGCTTCAGCTTCATGATCTCGATGGCAGCCAGATGCTCCGACGTCTGAGGCTGAGGACACGACTCGTTACCAGCTGCAGGACGACAGAGAAGAAACCAATCAGCAACCAGTCAAATCAAAgcttcaccctcctcctcctcttcctcttcctcctcagtgtGACAGATTCTCACCAATCAGCAGGAGGGCTGCGTCCATGACAGCTGCTCCGTTCAACATGGTGGCCATCAAGATGTCGTGACCGGGACAGTCGACGAATGACACGTGtctgagaggaaggagaagaaaaaagaacatgttTAATTCAACTTCAGCTTTAGTTACATTCCACCTTAAAAACAACATGGTGGATCCAGAGAGCTTCACACAGAGGAAGGACTCACAAAACTCACCAGGCAGTGGTAGTAcaagtagtattagtagtagtagtagtagtggtagtagtagtataagtattagtataagtagtagtagtagtagtataagtagtagCAGAAGTAGTATAAGAATAAGAAGTAGTGCAGtattggtagtagtagtagtggtagtataagtagtagtagtagtagtagtagtagtagtagtagtataagtagtagtagtagtagtattagtagtagcagaagtataagtagtagtagCAACAGAAGCAGTAGcaaatagaaaacacaataaaaagaaagatatcATGAGAACTTTTATGAACAAAGAGTTTACAGATTTCATGTTAAATGTTGAAGCTGAAACTCCTCAGTGAGTTTTTCCTCTCTCAGGTCTCTCTTGTCTCACCTGACCAGTTTGAAGTTTCCTCTGGTTCCTGGGATATCTGTGGGGAACTCATCAGGGGTGCTGCTGCCACATGACCTGTAGCACTCCGGCCGGGGACAGCTGGAGTCATCCAGCTTATAGATCTACAACCAAGAAGATTGACATGAAGATCGAGttactatcatcatcatcatcacattcaGGCTGATGGAagctttcattttaaataaagctaatcTGGAAATAAGAGCAAAGTCTACCTCTGCTATTGTGTCTCTAAGTGAGCATTAAATAATGAAGAAAACTGCCTTCAAGCTGTCAAAGTGAATATATCATTAGCTAGAGCTGCTCCAGCATGTCTCACCTTAGCGTTAGCATATCCGAGCTTGATGGTGATGTTCCTCTCCAGCTCATTCTTAAACCTGACAGTGTGGACACCAGAGATGGCCTTCACTACTGTGGACTTCCCGTGAGCCACATGACCAATAGTtcctgtgagagagagagggggagggagagagagggagagagagagggagagagagagggagagagacagagagagacagagagagagagagagagagagagagagagagagagagaaatcaaaaCAGGTCTAATGCTAATAAACACCCAAACTGATCATTCATGGTCTGTTTTTCGTACCGATATTGATGGTGGCCTGTCTGCTGATGATCTCTGGAGACAGAGGCGTCAGGGTGGTCACATCCTGccggaaaaaaaaagaaaaaaagaaacgacACAAATCATCAGACCAGACGGTGAATAACTACCCGATACTCTGGCAGGTTTTCAGTGAGAGCAGCACAGAGCTCCCATTAATCCTCGAGGTGAATGGAAACAAAAGAGaggcagcacagacacacactcatcctctggactctctccagccagagtgtgtgtgttagtgtgtcacCTCAATATTTGGGTAactgatagtaataataataataaaggacaTCTATATCTATCACTATCACCCAGTACTACCACGCTGGAGATTCACACATCATCAAAACAGATAAGAGTAATAAATTAATAACAAAGAGGAATTAAAGTGTTACAGAAGCCACAAATTCAATGaggtaaaagaaacaaatactGAAGAGTAAATTATAAACAGTAACTAAACAGAGAAGATTCATTATACAAAATACATGAGATGTCATTTTAACCCTACTATCTGCTGGTTGAACGTAGATTTCTACTGATGTATAATCTACTGTATAgtctataaaaaaacatttatctcTGCTGTCATTTACTTCACTCCActcattgacttttttttttttatagattttacTCTTCACAtcctttacttcagtaaaagtaccaataaagaaatatataaatacttcATAAAACCTAAAAGTCCAGCATTAAAAATcctactgcagtattatgagtgatgtagtatgcagtattacagtaaaagtactgcagtattatagtgatgtagtatgcagtattacagtaaaagtactgcagtattatgactgatgtagtatgcagtattatagtaaaagtactgcagtattatgagtgatgtagtatgcagtattacagtaaaagtactgcagtattatgagtgatgtagtatgcagtattacaataaaagtactgcagtattatgagtgatgtagtatgcagtattacagtaaaagtactgcagtattatgagtgatgtagtatgcagtattacagtaaaagtactgcagtattatgagtgatgtagtatgcagtattacagtaaaagtactgcagtattatagtgatgtagtatgcagtattacagtaaaagtaatgatatattattatatatgacatcatatgGACTGTATTACTTATAATATTTACAGTTTGTGGACTACAAAAGCAGGACTACAGTGaaagtatataagtattatgagtttaagatgattaatgggaaagaagaaaaaagttctgatacacaaatgtgttttcagtttttggactttttctctaatctttgatttttgctgaaatattggatcatttgaacatttattgaaatgaaagcatgtgagaagtttagagagaaaaatcactatttggtggagctgttaacaactcatagacatctgaaatctgctttttggtttcatctttaacaatatgttgtattttaatagcttgttatattttccattatgTTAAATCTTCATGtgtaaagtaactaaagctgtcaaataaatgtagtggagtagatagtacaatatttccttctgaaatgtagaaagtagcatcacatggaaacactacagtaaagtacaagtacctttgcattgtacttaaatacagtaattgagtaaatgtacttagttactttatCAATGAATGCTGCTACCATTCAGAGTTAACATATTGTGAACGTTAGGGCACAGACAATTATCTCAACCGGGACTGTAAATATAAATTAGACACTTAAACGTGTTTAGAAGTAGATATATTAACTATAAATGTAGATAAATGTAGTGTAATCCCGGTTGGAAGTGAGGCGGGTGTCCGGCTCCTCCAGGCCCGCAGTCATGTGCCGGGTGGCGGCGTAGCACCGGCGACCGTTACCGTCAATAAACACTCTCATTTCACCGATTTCAACGACATAACCGAGTGACAACCACCGACATTACATTAGAAAGCTAAAATAATGAGTAAAACGGACACTCACCAGAGAATTAAGGTCTTGTTTGGACAGATGAGGCTGACCAAGCGTTGTGCCAGACTCGTCGCCCGCCATCTTGACTGAAAAGAGAATGAAGGAGGCGGCCGCGGCTAATGCCAGAAAAACATCGATAAAAAAACAGCCGTTAGTCGTCTCCTACACTAAATTATTAGATtaaaacttatttattttttaatgtgatgcTAGGAAATAATATATGTTAAGAAAATGATGTTTGTTAGATGTTTAATTTCGTTGATAAATGATAAAAGACGTCATCCAAGGCTTCCCATTATGAGGCAGCGGGGTCCTTTCTCAACGGCTGatgcaatttatttttaacagtaaaactaaagaTTATGTGATGACAACGAgcttttaatgtttatatgttgttaataaatgtttatcgatgaagaggaaatgttttcactgatgattttttttactacaacaagtaaagaaaaaaatgcttatCCATGTGTCTGGTCCTGCGTCGTTTAGTGACGTCACATAGGGCGTTTTTGTAGTCCTATATTATCAGTTTGTAGTCCTTTTTTCCCCATTCAATTTCCATTTCATCAAACTGAAGATATTATTGGTAATACAGTCtatatgatgtcatatataataatatattagtcacactgtaatactttaactacatcactcataatactgcagtacttttactgtaatactttaactacatcactcataatactgcagtacttttactgtaatactttaactacatcactcataatactgcagtacttttactgtaatactttaactacatcactcataatactgcagtacttttactgtaatactgcatactacatcactataatactgcagtacttttactgtaatactgcatactacatcactataatactgcagtacttttactgtaatactgcatactacatcactcataatactgcagtacttttactgtaatactgcatactacatcactataatactgcagtacttttactgtaatactg contains the following coding sequences:
- the eif2s3 gene encoding eukaryotic translation initiation factor 2 subunit 3; translation: MAGDESGTTLGQPHLSKQDLNSLDVTTLTPLSPEIISRQATINIGTIGHVAHGKSTVVKAISGVHTVRFKNELERNITIKLGYANAKIYKLDDSSCPRPECYRSCGSSTPDEFPTDIPGTRGNFKLVRHVSFVDCPGHDILMATMLNGAAVMDAALLLIAGNESCPQPQTSEHLAAIEIMKLKHILILQNKIDLVKESQAKEQYEQILAFVQGTVAEGAPIIPISAQLKYNIEVVCEYIVKKIPVPIRDFTSEPRLIVIRSFDVNKPGCEVDDLKGGVAGGSILKGVLKVGQEIEVRPGIVSKDHEGKLMCKPIFSKIVSLFAEHNDLQYAAPGGLIGVGTKIDPTLCRADRMVGQVLGAVGELPEIFTELEISYFLLRRLLGVRTEGDKKAAKVQKLSKNEVLMVNIGSLSTGGRVSAVKADLAKIVLTNPVCTEVGEKIALSRRVEKHWRLIGWGQIRRGVTITPTVDDD